In one window of Syntrophobacterales bacterium DNA:
- the surE gene encoding 5'/3'-nucleotidase SurE encodes MTNSFAIGSKERTLQLKKRFLLTNDDGIYARGIDALRRELAKDAECIVVAPEIEQSAVGHAITVFRPLMVRKARKNGSVFGYAVSGTPADCVKIGLSELADGPVDLVVSGINRGRNVGINIIYSGTVSAATEAVILGVPALAISVDSHQEVDYTAAARFARKMAAFILKNPLPDVIINVNVPAIPEEEIKGVVVARQGRARMRERFDKRTDPRDNLYYWLAGEPELPLQDEDDTDFSLLKRGMITITPIHCDLTRYDLLEELGKLAKESF; translated from the coding sequence ATGACAAATAGTTTTGCAATTGGCTCGAAAGAAAGGACTTTACAGTTGAAAAAACGCTTTTTACTGACAAATGACGACGGCATCTATGCGCGGGGCATTGACGCCCTGCGTCGGGAACTTGCCAAGGATGCCGAGTGCATTGTCGTAGCGCCGGAAATAGAACAGAGCGCTGTCGGCCATGCGATTACCGTTTTCCGGCCGCTGATGGTAAGAAAGGCCCGAAAAAACGGCAGCGTATTCGGTTATGCCGTTTCCGGTACGCCGGCCGACTGCGTCAAGATCGGCCTGTCCGAACTGGCCGACGGGCCGGTTGATCTTGTGGTATCCGGGATCAACCGCGGGCGCAACGTCGGCATTAACATCATCTACTCGGGGACCGTTTCTGCCGCGACGGAGGCGGTTATCCTCGGCGTCCCGGCGCTGGCGATTTCCGTTGATTCGCATCAGGAAGTGGATTATACAGCGGCGGCCCGTTTTGCCCGGAAGATGGCGGCCTTTATTCTGAAGAACCCCCTGCCGGACGTGATAATCAACGTGAATGTTCCGGCAATCCCCGAAGAGGAGATCAAGGGGGTGGTCGTTGCCAGGCAGGGGCGGGCGCGGATGCGGGAGAGATTCGACAAAAGGACGGATCCGCGGGACAATCTCTATTACTGGCTGGCCGGCGAGCCCGAGCTTCCCTTACAGGATGAGGATGATACCGACTTCAGCCTCCTGAAAAGGGGGATGATCACGATAACCCCGATCCATTGCGATCTGACCCGCTACGACCTGCTGGAGGAGTTAGGCAAGCTGGCAAAGGAGAGCTTTTGA